One Cellulomonas sp. NS3 genomic region harbors:
- a CDS encoding glycosyl hydrolase family 32: MHLLPDAWTWDMWFVDDGRQFHAFYLKASRALIDPERRHLRASVGHAVSDDLRTWTELADAFVPSDGPAFDDLAIWTGSMLRGPDGDWRFFYTGCSRARPEVQRISVARSRDLVHWTRDTGAPVLEADPTWYEKLGDSTWDNETWRDPWVLRAGDEWHMLLTARARDGELRGRGVVGHAVSADLEHWDVRAPLSEPDTGFGQLEVLQLVEVEGRLVLLFSCLGAELSDARRATDDRGGVWSLPVDSPTGPFDVGRATRLTDHRWYAGRLVEDRAGRWNLMAFRNEGDDGAFVGGIGDPVPVTWDGERLVLAGYDISSGTAPHARHRLTGE; this comes from the coding sequence ATGCACCTGCTCCCTGACGCCTGGACCTGGGACATGTGGTTCGTCGACGACGGACGGCAGTTCCACGCGTTCTACCTCAAGGCCTCCCGGGCCCTGATCGACCCCGAGCGCCGCCACCTGCGGGCGAGCGTCGGGCACGCGGTGTCCGACGACCTGCGCACCTGGACGGAGCTCGCCGACGCGTTCGTCCCCTCCGACGGGCCCGCGTTCGACGACCTGGCCATCTGGACCGGGTCGATGCTGCGCGGCCCCGACGGGGACTGGCGCTTCTTCTACACCGGCTGCAGCCGGGCCCGGCCCGAGGTCCAGCGCATCTCCGTGGCGCGGTCCCGCGACCTGGTGCACTGGACCCGCGACACCGGCGCCCCCGTCCTCGAGGCGGACCCGACCTGGTACGAGAAGCTCGGCGACTCGACCTGGGACAACGAGACCTGGCGCGATCCCTGGGTGCTCCGCGCGGGCGACGAGTGGCACATGCTGCTCACCGCGCGCGCCCGTGACGGCGAGCTGCGCGGCCGCGGGGTCGTCGGGCACGCGGTCTCGGCCGACCTGGAGCACTGGGACGTCCGGGCGCCCCTCAGCGAGCCGGACACCGGCTTCGGGCAGCTCGAGGTGCTCCAGCTCGTCGAGGTCGAGGGCCGGCTCGTGCTGCTGTTCAGCTGCCTGGGGGCGGAGCTGTCCGACGCCCGCCGGGCCACGGACGACCGCGGCGGGGTCTGGAGCCTGCCGGTCGACTCGCCCACCGGGCCGTTCGACGTCGGGCGCGCCACCCGGCTGACCGACCACCGCTGGTACGCCGGGCGCCTCGTGGAGGACCGCGCCGGGCGGTGGAACCTCATGGCGTTCCGCAACGAGGGCGACGACGGCGCCTTCGTCGGCGGCATCGGGGACCCGGTGCCCGTCACCTGGGACGGCGAGCGGCTCGTGCTCGCCGGGTACGACATCAGCTCCGGCACGGCGCCGCACGCGCGCCACCGGCTCACGGGGGAGTAG
- a CDS encoding carbohydrate ABC transporter permease gives MTATVPTAGAVPATRAVRGVTVPARAGKRARSRRATVGVLVGRALLALVFALPLLFMFVSSFKPDLQIFADLTSWRAFVPVGALTLENYAGVFERVPFARFLLNSVGIAAITVVLGLVVNSMAAFALSRLRWRGQQLALTAIIATLIVPFETLALPLVWWVNKLPWLEVNGFSLAMTTGWLDTYRVQVLPFVANAFSIYLFYQYFSSIPKDLDEAARMDGAGWFSIYRRVIMPLSGPAIATVAILTFLPAWNSYLWPLMVVQTEELRPVMVGIQYFFQLNVSWGQIMAYASMITVPILALFLAFQRSFINSIASSGVKG, from the coding sequence ATGACCGCCACCGTCCCCACCGCGGGCGCCGTCCCCGCCACCAGAGCCGTGCGCGGCGTCACCGTCCCGGCACGGGCGGGCAAGCGCGCCCGCTCCCGCCGGGCCACCGTCGGGGTGCTGGTCGGGCGCGCGCTCCTCGCGCTCGTGTTCGCCCTGCCGCTGCTGTTCATGTTCGTGTCGTCGTTCAAGCCGGACCTGCAGATCTTCGCCGACCTGACGAGCTGGCGGGCGTTCGTGCCCGTCGGGGCGCTGACCCTGGAGAACTACGCCGGCGTCTTCGAGCGCGTCCCGTTCGCGCGGTTCCTGCTGAACTCCGTCGGCATCGCCGCGATCACCGTCGTGCTCGGGCTCGTCGTGAACTCGATGGCCGCGTTCGCCCTGTCGCGCCTGCGCTGGCGCGGCCAGCAGCTCGCCCTCACGGCGATCATCGCGACGCTCATCGTGCCGTTCGAGACCCTGGCGCTGCCGCTGGTCTGGTGGGTCAACAAGCTGCCGTGGCTCGAGGTCAACGGCTTCTCCCTGGCGATGACCACAGGGTGGCTCGACACCTACCGGGTGCAGGTCCTGCCGTTCGTCGCGAACGCGTTCTCGATCTACCTCTTCTACCAGTACTTCTCGAGCATCCCGAAGGACCTCGACGAGGCGGCCCGCATGGACGGGGCCGGGTGGTTCAGCATCTACCGCAGGGTGATCATGCCGCTGTCCGGACCGGCGATCGCCACGGTCGCGATCCTGACGTTCCTGCCGGCGTGGAACTCCTACCTCTGGCCGCTCATGGTCGTGCAGACCGAGGAGCTGCGGCCCGTCATGGTCGGGATCCAGTACTTCTTCCAGCTCAACGTCTCCTGGGGCCAGATCATGGCCTACGCCTCGATGATCACCGTGCCGATCCTCGCGCTGTTCCTGGCGTTCCAGCGCTCGTTCATCAACTCGATCGCGTCCAGCGGCGTGAAGGGCTGA
- a CDS encoding carbohydrate ABC transporter permease — protein MTTSSSIAPGRALAATRPRRGLLQRGDRRATSARSHEARTASWMVGPAGLLLTVFLLVPVGLAFALAFTNARLISPRPARFVGLDNFVTLSQDPVFWASLRNTLVFALVVVPLQAGLALVLALLVNAKVRGTNFFRTVYFVPVVTSMVVVSLLWRFLYQEDGLLNQLISKVSFGHYTPIDWLNDPSTALGAIIVMSIWQAVGFHMLIWLSGLQTIPAELYEAGALDGATGWKRFRHITWPSLVATRTFILITITIAALSLFTQISVMTQGGPLDSTTTVVFMAVRTGYQQLATGYASAISLVFFVLVLVVAAIQRYLTREKV, from the coding sequence ATGACCACCTCCAGCTCGATCGCGCCCGGCCGCGCCCTCGCGGCCACCCGCCCCCGCCGGGGCCTCCTCCAGCGAGGCGACCGGCGCGCCACGTCCGCCCGCTCGCACGAGGCGCGCACCGCGTCGTGGATGGTCGGCCCCGCCGGCCTCCTGCTCACGGTCTTCCTGCTCGTGCCGGTCGGCCTGGCGTTCGCTCTCGCCTTCACCAACGCCCGGCTGATCTCCCCGCGCCCGGCCCGCTTCGTGGGGCTGGACAACTTCGTCACCCTGAGCCAGGACCCCGTGTTCTGGGCGTCGCTGCGCAACACCCTCGTCTTCGCCCTGGTGGTCGTGCCGCTCCAGGCCGGCCTCGCGCTGGTCCTCGCGCTGCTCGTCAACGCGAAGGTGCGGGGGACGAACTTCTTCCGGACCGTGTACTTCGTCCCCGTCGTGACCTCGATGGTCGTGGTCTCGCTGCTGTGGCGGTTCCTGTACCAGGAGGACGGGCTGCTCAACCAGCTGATCTCGAAGGTCTCGTTCGGGCACTACACGCCGATCGACTGGCTCAACGACCCGAGCACCGCGCTCGGCGCGATCATCGTGATGTCGATCTGGCAGGCCGTCGGGTTCCACATGCTCATCTGGCTGTCGGGCCTGCAGACGATCCCCGCGGAGCTGTACGAAGCCGGCGCGCTGGACGGCGCGACCGGCTGGAAGAGGTTCCGCCACATCACCTGGCCCAGCCTCGTCGCCACGCGCACGTTCATCCTCATCACGATCACGATCGCGGCGCTGAGCCTGTTCACGCAGATCAGCGTGATGACCCAGGGCGGCCCGCTCGACTCCACGACCACGGTCGTCTTCATGGCCGTGCGCACCGGCTACCAGCAGCTCGCGACCGGCTACGCGTCGGCGATCTCCCTGGTGTTCTTCGTCCTCGTGCTCGTCGTGGCCGCCATCCAGCGCTACCTGACCCGGGAGAAGGTCTGA
- a CDS encoding sugar ABC transporter substrate-binding protein, giving the protein MTGAATLAACSGGSGGSGGSGGSGGGSITLWTHNGGNDVELAIDEKIVADFNAGQDEYTVELQSFPQASYNDAVVAAASAKKLPCIVDIDAPNVPNWAWAGYLAPLELPEGTFDGQLESTVGTVDGQVYTYGHYDVALAMYSKKSVLESVGARIPTMDEPWTEQELADVLADLKATGQFPYPLDLGTGGTGEWLPYAYSPFLQSFGGDLVDRETYTSAEGVLNGPEAVAWGEWMQGLVDEGYMSAKSGSDATADFVNGQSAILYSGSWANPTVTEAFGDDAVVLPPPDLGEGPKIGGGSWQWGMTSGCDDPAAAQAYLDFAHQSDYVVEFADTLGVIPATDEAAAAMPDYAEGGKAAVFRDMAKDFALVRPVTPAYPFISSTFQKAVADILSGGDVQQILDKAAADIDTDIQRNDDYAF; this is encoded by the coding sequence GTGACCGGCGCCGCGACCCTGGCGGCGTGCTCGGGGGGATCGGGCGGCTCCGGCGGGTCGGGGGGCTCTGGCGGCGGCTCGATCACCCTGTGGACGCACAACGGCGGCAACGACGTCGAGCTCGCGATCGACGAGAAGATCGTCGCGGACTTCAACGCCGGCCAGGACGAGTACACCGTCGAGCTGCAGTCGTTCCCGCAGGCGTCGTACAACGACGCGGTCGTCGCCGCGGCGTCGGCGAAGAAGCTCCCGTGCATCGTCGACATCGACGCGCCGAACGTCCCGAACTGGGCCTGGGCCGGCTACCTCGCGCCCCTCGAGCTGCCCGAGGGGACCTTCGACGGCCAGCTCGAGAGCACCGTGGGCACGGTCGACGGGCAGGTCTACACCTACGGCCACTACGACGTCGCGCTCGCGATGTACAGCAAGAAGTCGGTGCTGGAGTCGGTCGGGGCGCGGATCCCGACGATGGACGAGCCGTGGACCGAGCAGGAGCTCGCCGACGTCCTCGCGGACCTCAAGGCCACCGGGCAGTTCCCGTACCCCCTGGACCTGGGGACCGGTGGGACCGGGGAGTGGCTGCCGTACGCGTACTCGCCGTTCCTGCAGAGCTTCGGCGGGGACCTCGTCGACCGGGAGACGTACACGAGCGCCGAGGGCGTCCTCAACGGGCCCGAGGCCGTCGCGTGGGGCGAGTGGATGCAGGGGCTCGTCGACGAGGGCTACATGTCGGCGAAGTCGGGGAGCGACGCGACCGCCGACTTCGTCAACGGCCAGAGCGCGATCCTGTACTCCGGGAGCTGGGCCAACCCGACCGTGACCGAGGCGTTCGGCGACGACGCCGTCGTGCTGCCGCCGCCGGACCTGGGCGAGGGTCCGAAGATCGGCGGCGGGTCCTGGCAGTGGGGCATGACCTCGGGCTGCGACGACCCCGCAGCGGCGCAGGCCTACCTCGACTTCGCGCACCAGAGCGACTACGTCGTCGAGTTCGCCGACACCCTGGGCGTCATCCCCGCGACCGACGAGGCCGCGGCCGCGATGCCCGACTACGCCGAGGGCGGCAAGGCGGCTGTCTTCCGCGACATGGCGAAGGACTTCGCGCTCGTGCGCCCCGTGACCCCGGCGTACCCGTTCATCTCCTCGACGTTCCAGAAGGCCGTGGCGGACATCCTCTCCGGTGGCGACGTCCAGCAGATCCTCGACAAGGCCGCGGCCGACATCGACACCGACATCCAGCGGAACGACGACTACGCCTTCTGA
- a CDS encoding LacI family DNA-binding transcriptional regulator, whose translation MQRRITIKDVAEAAGVSTTTVSLVLNKVPGRRIPEHTRHRVREAAEQLGYAANAAARTLRTQRSQSIGFVSDEIATSPFAGQLIQGAQDVARARDNIVLLTNSGYDRELERREVRALLDRRVDGILYAAMYHRVVELPPELAGVPVVVLNAECPDEDVSWVAPDEFAGGWDAAEVLLAAGHRRLAMVNDADEIPASAERPAGFLARCAEAGIPASAVPVVRSEPRAVAARPVARELLDRPDRPTAVFGFNDQVALGVYLAAADLGLRVPEDLSIVGFDNVELLAESVAPGLTTIALPHHEMGAWAAEQLYVLVDAPDGQTPPRRTAHLRGPVVHRASVTSPPR comes from the coding sequence ATGCAACGGCGCATCACGATCAAGGACGTCGCGGAAGCGGCAGGCGTCTCGACGACGACCGTCTCCCTCGTCCTGAACAAGGTGCCCGGCCGCCGGATCCCCGAGCACACGCGGCACCGTGTCCGCGAGGCCGCCGAGCAGCTCGGGTACGCGGCGAACGCCGCGGCGCGGACCCTGCGCACGCAGCGGTCGCAGTCCATCGGCTTCGTGTCCGACGAGATCGCCACGTCCCCGTTCGCCGGGCAGCTCATCCAGGGGGCGCAGGACGTCGCCCGCGCACGCGACAACATCGTCCTGCTCACCAACTCGGGATACGACCGGGAGCTCGAGCGCCGCGAGGTCCGGGCGCTGCTCGACCGGCGCGTGGACGGCATCCTCTACGCCGCGATGTACCACCGGGTCGTCGAGCTCCCGCCCGAGCTCGCGGGCGTCCCGGTGGTCGTCCTGAACGCCGAGTGCCCGGACGAGGACGTCTCCTGGGTCGCTCCCGACGAGTTCGCCGGCGGGTGGGACGCCGCCGAGGTCCTGCTCGCGGCGGGCCACCGCCGCCTCGCGATGGTCAACGACGCCGACGAGATCCCCGCCAGCGCGGAGCGCCCCGCCGGCTTCCTCGCCCGGTGCGCCGAGGCCGGGATCCCCGCGAGCGCGGTCCCCGTCGTGCGCTCCGAGCCTCGGGCGGTCGCGGCACGTCCCGTCGCTCGCGAGCTGCTCGACCGGCCCGACCGGCCGACCGCGGTGTTCGGCTTCAACGACCAGGTCGCGCTCGGGGTCTACCTCGCGGCCGCCGACCTGGGCCTGCGCGTGCCCGAGGACCTGTCGATCGTCGGGTTCGACAACGTCGAGCTGCTCGCGGAGTCCGTCGCGCCCGGCCTGACCACCATCGCCCTGCCCCACCACGAGATGGGTGCCTGGGCTGCCGAGCAGCTGTACGTGCTCGTCGACGCACCCGACGGCCAGACGCCGCCGCGGCGCACCGCCCACCTCCGAGGCCCGGTGGTGCACCGGGCGTCGGTGACGTCGCCTCCCCGGTAG
- a CDS encoding cyclophilin-like fold protein, whose product MSATARHGGLAVALVLSLTACTATPEPTGPAMTRPPAEPAPTATPAPDGTPGPAEPTAPTRETALLLTIGDTTVPGRLWDNPAAHDLAARLPLTLTFGDHGAVEKTARLDPALTMDGMPAGDDPGPGEIGWYAPSTDLVLYYGDVGYWDGIARLGTVDPRGVALLAEGPEVVTVTIARADD is encoded by the coding sequence ATGAGCGCGACCGCGCGCCACGGCGGTCTCGCCGTCGCCCTCGTGCTCTCCCTCACCGCGTGCACCGCCACGCCCGAGCCGACAGGACCCGCGATGACCCGTCCACCCGCCGAGCCGGCCCCGACGGCGACTCCCGCACCCGACGGCACGCCGGGGCCGGCCGAGCCCACCGCGCCGACCCGGGAGACGGCCCTCCTCCTCACGATCGGTGACACCACCGTGCCGGGGCGGCTGTGGGACAACCCGGCCGCGCACGACCTGGCCGCCCGGCTGCCGCTGACGCTGACGTTCGGCGACCACGGCGCGGTCGAGAAGACGGCGCGGCTGGACCCGGCGCTCACGATGGACGGCATGCCGGCCGGCGACGACCCCGGACCCGGCGAGATCGGCTGGTACGCCCCGTCCACGGACCTGGTCCTCTACTACGGCGACGTCGGGTACTGGGACGGGATCGCCCGCCTGGGCACCGTGGACCCCCGCGGCGTCGCGCTGCTCGCCGAGGGCCCGGAGGTCGTCACGGTGACGATCGCGCGCGCCGACGACTGA
- a CDS encoding FAD-binding oxidoreductase: MTTADTLPATFEGEVLVPGSSAYDAARTVWNGAVDRRPAYVVRCAGSDDVRAAVRVARELGLPLGVRGGGHSAAGWAVPEGGLMIDLSRMHGAAVDPAARTAQVQGGALLGSLDAAAQAHGLATTAGIVSHTGIGGLALGGGVGWLARQVGLTCDNALGYEVVTAEGELVRATADEHPELFWALRGGGGNFGVVTRFDLRLHDTGTQALTAEVDLDAGRGLDALRTWLTRAHEAPRRATLYAEVRAGGPLTLGLVWVGAPDDAAPLVAGLDGLGTPLARRVTALPYLDLQRRSDVGAAHGYRRYAKSHYVRELPDAALEAFLAHTEADVGAASLVAYGGAIADVEPGATAFAHRDARFEYGVGARWEDPADDERHAATCRRLAATIEPWSVGVYVNALGAEGAAGVHRAYGAATYGRLAQVKSAWDPENVFRLNQNIPPA, encoded by the coding sequence ATGACCACGGCCGACACACTCCCCGCCACCTTCGAGGGCGAGGTCCTCGTCCCCGGCTCGTCCGCGTACGACGCCGCGCGCACCGTCTGGAACGGCGCCGTCGACCGCCGCCCGGCATACGTGGTCCGGTGCGCCGGCAGCGACGACGTGCGTGCTGCCGTGCGCGTCGCGCGCGAGCTCGGCCTGCCGCTCGGCGTCCGCGGCGGTGGGCACAGCGCCGCGGGGTGGGCCGTGCCGGAGGGCGGGCTCATGATCGACCTGTCCCGGATGCACGGCGCGGCGGTCGACCCCGCCGCCCGGACGGCGCAGGTGCAGGGCGGGGCGCTGCTCGGGTCGCTCGACGCCGCGGCTCAGGCGCACGGGCTCGCGACGACCGCGGGGATCGTGTCGCACACCGGCATCGGTGGGCTGGCGCTCGGGGGAGGCGTCGGCTGGCTCGCGCGGCAGGTCGGGCTGACCTGCGACAACGCCCTCGGGTACGAGGTCGTGACCGCCGAGGGCGAGCTGGTCCGCGCGACGGCCGACGAGCATCCCGAGCTGTTCTGGGCCCTGCGCGGCGGCGGCGGCAACTTCGGCGTCGTAACGCGCTTCGACCTCAGGCTGCACGACACCGGGACGCAGGCGCTCACCGCCGAGGTCGACCTCGACGCCGGGCGCGGGCTCGACGCGCTGCGGACCTGGCTGACGCGAGCCCACGAGGCCCCTCGGCGCGCGACGCTCTACGCGGAGGTCCGTGCCGGCGGGCCGCTCACGCTCGGCCTCGTCTGGGTCGGCGCACCCGACGACGCGGCGCCGCTCGTCGCCGGGCTCGACGGCCTCGGCACCCCCCTGGCCCGCCGGGTCACGGCCCTCCCCTACCTCGACCTGCAGCGGCGGTCGGACGTCGGGGCGGCGCACGGCTACCGGCGCTACGCGAAGAGCCACTACGTCCGGGAGCTGCCGGACGCGGCGCTCGAGGCGTTCCTCGCCCACACCGAGGCCGACGTCGGTGCGGCGAGCCTCGTCGCGTACGGCGGCGCCATCGCGGACGTCGAGCCGGGCGCGACGGCGTTCGCGCACCGCGACGCGCGGTTCGAGTACGGCGTCGGTGCGCGGTGGGAGGACCCCGCCGACGACGAGCGCCACGCCGCGACGTGCCGCCGGCTCGCCGCGACGATCGAGCCCTGGAGCGTGGGGGTGTACGTCAACGCGCTCGGCGCCGAGGGAGCCGCCGGGGTGCACCGGGCGTACGGGGCCGCGACCTACGGCCGCCTCGCGCAGGTGAAGTCGGCGTGGGACCCGGAGAACGTCTTCCGCCTGAACCAGAACATCCCGCCCGCCTGA
- a CDS encoding choice-of-anchor A family protein translates to MWRHRGRGAGTLAVGVLAMVALAAPARADVPPVNPVTLGTTPAANGGFTVFVEGDTLLAADESEGSIATGGNLAFTSTYNVAFQTDITATGGIGLLVGGDVEWPADQDVLRVEQGEIRVFGDPVTFDLRDTDQNGVPDLAWRLVPEGAAYESAPRVEGRIVQDPATVDDPVPGLDFTAAFTRYRALSTALAACPVNTRLLDANGNPVTLPAPPGTNAVVEMTPGVTNVLTISGPDLASLSTLSFSLPPTAGTPLVVNILGDQLDGRAPQLAGVGGAQAPYMLWNLPEATSARYTGAGAVEGTVYAPFADLSWDTTINLQGNVISRSFEHATGAAGAAPRELHDFAFATTVSCASATGSLTLVKQTAGGGPAAPEDWTLSADGPTPVSGATGDPAVVGVPVTPGDYVLSESGGPDGYAPGTWTCDDGTLSGETLTVAAGEVIVCTVVNTWLGGPTPTPTPPAPTPPAPTPSLPPVVDPGTPGAGSQLAALPATGGPSGPTLALALGVTALGAAVLVLRRRAGS, encoded by the coding sequence ATGTGGCGACACCGAGGTCGGGGGGCCGGGACGCTCGCGGTGGGCGTCCTCGCGATGGTGGCGCTCGCCGCACCCGCGCGTGCCGACGTCCCGCCGGTCAACCCGGTGACGCTGGGGACCACGCCCGCGGCCAACGGCGGTTTCACGGTGTTCGTCGAGGGCGACACGCTGCTCGCCGCCGACGAGTCGGAGGGCTCGATCGCCACCGGCGGGAACCTGGCGTTCACGTCGACGTACAACGTCGCGTTCCAGACGGACATCACGGCGACGGGCGGCATCGGTCTGCTCGTCGGCGGTGACGTCGAGTGGCCGGCCGACCAGGACGTCCTGCGGGTCGAGCAGGGCGAGATCCGCGTCTTCGGTGACCCGGTGACGTTCGACCTGCGCGACACCGACCAGAACGGCGTCCCCGACCTGGCCTGGCGCCTCGTGCCCGAGGGCGCGGCCTACGAGTCGGCGCCGCGGGTCGAGGGCCGGATCGTGCAGGATCCCGCCACCGTCGACGACCCCGTGCCCGGCCTGGACTTCACCGCCGCGTTCACGCGATACCGCGCCCTGTCGACGGCGCTCGCCGCCTGCCCGGTCAACACGCGGCTGCTCGACGCCAACGGCAACCCCGTGACCCTGCCCGCGCCGCCGGGCACCAACGCGGTCGTCGAGATGACGCCGGGGGTCACGAACGTCCTGACGATCAGCGGGCCCGACCTCGCGAGCCTCTCGACGCTGTCCTTCTCGCTGCCGCCGACGGCGGGCACCCCGCTCGTGGTGAACATCCTGGGCGACCAGCTCGACGGCCGCGCCCCGCAGCTCGCCGGCGTCGGCGGGGCGCAGGCGCCGTACATGCTGTGGAACCTGCCCGAGGCGACGTCGGCGCGGTACACCGGCGCCGGTGCCGTCGAGGGAACCGTGTACGCCCCGTTCGCGGACCTGTCCTGGGACACGACGATCAACCTCCAGGGCAACGTCATCTCCCGGAGCTTCGAGCACGCCACGGGCGCGGCCGGCGCCGCCCCCCGCGAGCTGCACGACTTCGCCTTCGCCACCACGGTGTCGTGCGCGTCCGCGACCGGATCGCTCACGCTCGTCAAGCAGACCGCCGGCGGCGGACCGGCCGCTCCCGAGGACTGGACGCTGAGCGCCGACGGTCCCACGCCGGTGTCGGGGGCGACCGGAGACCCGGCCGTCGTCGGCGTCCCCGTCACCCCCGGGGACTACGTGCTGTCCGAGTCCGGCGGTCCGGACGGGTACGCCCCCGGGACGTGGACCTGCGACGACGGGACCCTCTCGGGCGAGACCCTCACGGTGGCGGCCGGCGAGGTGATCGTCTGCACCGTGGTCAACACCTGGCTCGGCGGACCGACGCCCACACCGACCCCGCCCGCTCCGACGCCGCCGGCTCCGACCCCGTCGCTGCCCCCGGTCGTCGACCCCGGCACACCCGGCGCGGGCTCCCAGCTCGCCGCGCTGCCGGCGACGGGAGGCCCGTCGGGCCCGACGCTCGCCCTCGCGCTCGGTGTCACCGCCCTGGGCGCGGCCGTCCTGGTCCTTCGGCGCCGCGCCGGGAGCTGA
- a CDS encoding TetR/AcrR family transcriptional regulator has protein sequence MTAAPTDPPSAAPADATPSRRGEETRARIEKAALALFQERGYEKTTMRAVATEAGVSLGNAYYYFASKEHLVQGFYDRIQQEHRDLALERLVGVRDFPSRLRIAEESFLEAAAAYHQFAGRFFAVAAQPTSPLNPFSAESSRPREASTAIYRAVVEGSDLKADERLLAELPELLWLAHMGVTLFWVHDTSRRQRRTRHLVRRTAPLVDRLVRLSRLRPLRPAVHDVLALVHDLRASTVEDEPEPDQPRT, from the coding sequence ATGACCGCCGCACCGACCGACCCCCCGAGCGCCGCCCCGGCCGACGCCACCCCGTCCCGACGCGGCGAGGAGACCCGGGCCCGCATCGAGAAGGCGGCGCTGGCGCTGTTCCAGGAGCGCGGCTACGAGAAGACCACGATGCGTGCCGTCGCGACGGAGGCGGGCGTCAGCCTCGGCAACGCGTACTACTACTTCGCCTCCAAGGAGCACCTGGTCCAGGGCTTCTACGACCGGATCCAGCAGGAGCACCGGGACCTGGCCCTCGAGCGCCTGGTCGGCGTCCGCGACTTCCCCTCGCGGCTGCGGATCGCGGAGGAGTCGTTCCTCGAGGCGGCGGCCGCGTACCACCAGTTCGCCGGACGGTTCTTCGCCGTGGCGGCGCAGCCGACGAGCCCGCTCAACCCGTTCAGCGCGGAGAGCAGCCGGCCCCGGGAGGCCTCGACCGCGATCTACCGGGCCGTCGTCGAGGGCAGCGACCTCAAGGCCGACGAGCGTCTGCTCGCCGAGCTGCCCGAGCTGCTCTGGCTCGCGCACATGGGCGTGACCCTCTTCTGGGTGCACGACACCAGCCGCAGGCAGCGCAGGACCCGTCACCTGGTGCGCCGGACCGCCCCGCTGGTCGACCGGCTGGTCCGGCTCTCGCGCCTGCGGCCGCTGCGCCCGGCGGTGCACGACGTGCTCGCGCTCGTGCACGACCTGCGTGCCTCCACCGTCGAGGACGAGCCGGAGCCCGATCAGCCGCGCACCTGA
- a CDS encoding pyridoxal 5'-phosphate synthase, which translates to MQAIDAMAPSIAPHPEVEEAQIVGTQSHTAQTLSGDQSLVLPEFDQPPTDPLELLGRWIRSAEDRGVREPRAATLATTDGRTVSSRTILVKDVADGRILFGTQLGSRKGHDLGRVPHASLTFYWRETLQQLNVSGPVSRLSDEESDVLFAGRTREAQAAASVSEQTQPLADETVLRRGVEAVLETPHDIARPAGWAGFALVPEHLEFWHGRADRMHRRLAYARSSAGWRAERLQP; encoded by the coding sequence GTGCAGGCGATCGACGCGATGGCGCCGTCGATCGCGCCCCACCCGGAGGTCGAGGAGGCGCAGATCGTGGGTACGCAGTCGCACACCGCTCAGACCCTGTCCGGCGACCAGAGCCTCGTCCTGCCGGAGTTCGACCAGCCACCGACCGACCCGCTCGAGCTGCTGGGGCGGTGGATCAGGTCTGCCGAGGATCGAGGGGTGCGCGAGCCTCGGGCTGCCACGCTCGCGACGACGGACGGTCGCACGGTGTCGAGCCGAACCATCCTGGTGAAGGACGTCGCCGACGGACGGATCCTGTTCGGGACCCAGCTCGGCAGCCGCAAGGGCCACGACCTGGGCCGCGTCCCCCACGCCAGCCTGACGTTCTACTGGCGCGAGACGCTCCAGCAGCTCAACGTCAGCGGGCCGGTGTCCAGGCTCTCCGACGAGGAGTCCGATGTCCTGTTCGCCGGTCGCACACGCGAGGCTCAGGCTGCGGCATCCGTGTCGGAGCAGACCCAGCCTCTCGCGGACGAGACCGTGTTGCGGCGCGGCGTCGAGGCCGTGCTCGAGACACCGCACGACATCGCACGACCGGCCGGGTGGGCGGGTTTCGCGCTCGTGCCCGAGCACCTCGAGTTCTGGCACGGGCGCGCCGACCGGATGCACCGTCGGCTCGCCTACGCCAGGTCGAGCGCGGGTTGGCGCGCGGAGCGGCTCCAACCCTGA